Proteins from a single region of Theileria parva strain Muguga chromosome 1, complete sequence, whole genome shotgun sequence:
- a CDS encoding Translation initiation factor 1A / IF-1 family protein, producing MNLTFILIFWNSVTLVFLKESLCFNNFRRSNFTHYFGRLSYKCSPYSKRFNLNSSPKPTTSDGTKIIRSGVVVSCMPNANFLVKLDVSNRELPCSLAGKLYINMVRIWNNSKVNVEIDLERPTTGRIIERLSDK from the exons AtgaatttaacatttattttaattttttggaATTCTGTTACCTTAGTATTTCTGAAGGAATCTTTATGTTTCAATAACTTTAGAAGATCAaactttacacattatttcGGTAGATTATCTTATAAATGTAGTCCCTATTCAAAaagatttaatttaaactcAAGCCCCAAACCAACTACTTCTGATGGAACAAAGATTATAAGAAGCGGTGTCGTTGTTAGTTGTATGCCAAATGCCAACTTTCTAGTGAAACTAGACGTATCTAATAGAGAG TTACCCTGTAGTCTTGCAGgtaaattatacataaatatgGTCAGAATCTGGAATAATTCCAAGGTTAATGTCGAAATAGATCTAGAACGTCCAACTACAGGGAGGATTATAGAAAG GCTCAGTGATAAATGA
- the COG4 gene encoding COG4 transport family protein, with product MNALESVYGRLSEIEGEILSDLSRLELSTLEHLKNTRKQLENLSVKKIELELGDNFHKIESFGNKLKTVADESDCALNKIKKAVNVVETVSSLYNSASKALDYFNNDTPEQAFSEIEKYIMAVESARAKGHWEEVLNLISKGYIGQVISSLRSLVIESLRTNVSNDHSKLLTRLALSLNAEKEAYDSYLSFVKMETERKTALTSLTAPFINTDNEYEGYNGYGTSEINSLNRVIFNSKNLLNRQGNSVLTELGTIYYIKIVREIHLYSSTEASRIFIDFIKANLLPNYNSTHSIETQLDKQNKMVEINGFEKSEKAELAHLNNSDSLNLVSETIISELEKALKDPNFVNMITSEVKYQKLLDNIAIMASHWLDFETALRETTGPIYANLLVKQDEKEYSPDGLVFLSNATKMIQSILSAYVHLQHAFTLKTVVQAIQVSDTIYISENENTLTSTLVDDVFFILQKSQHRSIGTGDIQTACATFNQVSSIISNELKNSLTDNLIQSQPIYEKWTQKLENLMSGSLYNMLDEYFKRTRGGFPELIGSKYSFVHSLNNIEECLGLLAKFKEEMTECFSNEFLKDKEKNLLVESAIQELDSVKTELEQILDTCCNYALNMFKDHLNDPLIKFSMVDFEMDEEKYSKFQAEESFSDVVVSVLDVVLTHIKSTYSPNVGLKCMSNLLEKLCKYLENMVLEKKFTIYGAVYFDGAIRSLVYSCSKHNQQLKKQFSTLLQISDVLNVNNKDDLILLKESEYKFDIYKYSSLRTDLTL from the exons atgAATGCATTGGAATCGGTATATGGACGACTTTCTGAAATAGAAGGCGAGATTCTGTCGGACCTGAGCCGCCTGGAGTTAAGTACCTTGGAACACCTAAAAAATACCAGAAAACAGCTCGAAAATttaagtgttaaaaaaatagaGCTTGAATTGGGGGATAATTTCCATAAAATCGAGTCTTTCGGAAACAAACTCAAGACGGTAGCAGATGAGAGTGATTGCGcattgaataaaataaaaaaagcTGTAAACGTGGTTGAAACAGTGAGTTCACTTTATAATTCTGCCTCAAAAGCAttagattattttaataatgatacACCTGAACAGGCTTTCTCGGAAATTGAAAAGTACATTATGGCCGTAGAGTCGGCCAGAGCCAAAGGGCATTGGGAAGAAGTACTAAACTTAATTTCAAAGGGCTATATAGGCCAAGTAATATCTTCCTTGAGGTCACTAGTCATAGAATCATTGAGAACAAACGTGTCAAATGACCATTCAAAGCTTCTGACCCGACTTGCCTTATCACTCAATGCAGAGAAAGAGGCTTATGACtcatatttatcatttgtTAAAATGGAAACTGAACGAAAAACTGCTTTAACTTCATTAACTGCTCCATTTATTAACACGGATAACGAGTATGAGGGCTACAATGGATATGGTACCAGTGAGATAAATAGCTTGAAtagagtaatttttaactctAAAAACCTGCTAAATCGCCAGGGGAATTCAGTTCTGACCGAACTTGGAAccatttattacattaaaattgttagaGAAATACACTTGTACTCCTCAACAGAGGCATCAAGGATATTTATTGATTTCATTAAGGCAAACTTACTTCCCAATTACAATTCCACACATAGTATAGAGACCCAACTTGACAAACAGAATAAAATGGTTGAAATTAATGGATTTGAAAAATCAGAAAAAGCTGAATTGGCCCATTTAAACAACTCTGattctttaaatttggtTTCTGAAACTATAATTTCAGAATTAGAAAAGGCTTTAAAAGACCCCAATTTTGTTAACATGATAACATCAGAAGTAAAATACCAGAAGTTGTTGGATAATATAGCAATAATGGCATCACATTGGCTAGATTTTGAAACTGCTTTGAGAGAAACTACAGGCCCAATTTACGCAAATTTACTTGTAAAACAAGATGAAAAGGAATATTCGCCCGATGGTCTTGTGTTTTTAAGTAATGCAACCAAGATGATTCAGTCAATTTTATCCGCTTATGTTCATCTTCAACATGCATTTACCTTAAAAACAGTTGTTCAGGCAATACAAGTCAGTGACACAATATACATCTcagaaaatgaaaatacaCTAACCAGCACACTAGTCGATGACGTGTTTTTTATACTACAAAAGTCGCAACATAGATCGATTGGAACCGGTGATATACAAACAGCTTGTGCTACTTTTAATCAGGTTTCTTCAATCATATCAAATGAACTAAAAAACTCTTTAACCGACAATCTTATCCAAAGTCAGCCAATCTACGAAAAATGGACACAA AAACTGGAAAATTTGATGAGTGGGTCACTATACAATATGCTTGACGAGTATTTCAAGAGAACAAGAGGTGGTTTCCCAGAATTAATCG GCTCAAAGTATAGTTTTGTCCATTCTCTAAACAATATTGAAGAGTGTTTGGGGTTACTTGCTAAATTCAAGGAAGAAATGACTGAGTGTTTCAGCAACGAATTTCTCAAag ataaGGAAAAAAATCTGTTGGTGGAAAGCGCAATACAGGAACTAGATTCAGTTAAAACAGAATTAGAACAAATTCTAGATACTTGTTGCAATTACGCACTGAATATGTTCAAG GACCATTTAAATGACcctttaattaaattttcaatgGTTGATTTTGAGATGGATGAGGAgaaatattcaaaatttcag GCTGAGGAGTCTTTTTCTGATGTAGTTGTCTCTGTTCTGGACGTAGTTCTCACTCACATCAAGTCAACTTACTCCCCAAATGTTGGCCTTAAGTGCATGAGCAACTTGCTAGAAAAG TTGTGTAAGTATTTGGAGAATATGGTGTTGGAGAAGAAATTCACGATTTATGGTGCAGTTTACTTTGACGGTGCTATAAGATCACTAGTTTATTCCTGTTCTAAACACAACCAACAACTTAAAAAACAG TTTTCAACACTTTTGCAAATCTCAGATGTGTTGAATGTGAATAACAAGGACGACTTGATTCTTTTGAAGG AATCGGAATACAAATTCGACATTTATAAATACTCCTCACTTCGGACAGATCTAACACTCTAA
- the ECR1 gene encoding ThiF family protein, with translation MNNVLKSRILVVGSGGLGCELLKSLVLNGFENISIVDFDKVVLSNLNRQFLFQKNDVGKFKSQIAFENIKPWNTSKFPQFYVGRVEELSLKLLSEFDVIFSALDTIQSRRWLNSAFFEIYRFYNISNTNSQLSEDNSLKILIDGGSQDLYGHVRVIRPGFTSCLECSLTLYSSEDPFPCILTDNLQSPEDCINYSLYIYFDYGPSGVSPTGTLDENQEGLLEYIYENSKMIAESKHIKGVTLDLVNRICNRAILNIPTTNSIISSLMVNVLLTQDFNYNFYFYSGDGITNLSKFKLQPDQNCVVCNCKCIKLKVKLEMKLVDLLRVLYKKISVDSINISSDLGVIYFDNPKSLSDLYAYRLNMKLSDLKDVLSGKLYLTSKDSQTWIIYLIFQ, from the exons ATGAACAATGTCTTAAAGTCCAGGATTCTAGTGGTAGGTTCAGGCGGTTTAG GTTGTGAATTATTGAAAAGTTTAGTTTTAAACGGATTTGAAAACATTTCCATTGTTGACTTTGATAAAGTGGTTCTATCAAACCTAAATCGgcaatttttatttca AAAAAACGATGTCGGTAAGTTTAAGTCACAAATTGcatttgaaaatattaaaccTTGGAACACATCAAAATTTCCTCAATT TTATGTTGGAAGAGTTGAGGAATTGAGTCTGAAATTGTTATCTGAATTCGACGTAATATTCTCTGCTTTGGATACAATTCAAAGTCGAAGATGGCTAAATTCAGCTTTTTTTGAGATTTACagattttataatatttccAACACCAATTCTCAATTAAGTGAAGACAATAgcctaaaaatattaattgaCGGTGGTTCCCAAGATTTATATGGTCATGTTAGAGTTATCAGACCAGGCTTTACTTCATGCTTGGAATGTTCATTAACTCTCTATTCTTCAGAA GACCCATTTCCTTGTATATTAACTGATAACTTACAGTCGCCTGAAGATTGCATAA ATTATTCTctgtatatttattttgattATGGTCCATCAGGTGTTTCTCCCACCGGCACACTTGATGAAAATCAGGAGGGTTTATTAGAGTACATATATGAAAATTCTAAAATGATCGCTGAATCTAAGCATATCAAAGGAGTTACGTTAGATCTCGTCAATCGCATTTGTAAT AGGGCAATCCTAAACATTCCAACCACTAATAGCATCATTTCATCTCTAATGGTTAATGTTCTTTTAACTCAGGACTTTAATTACAACTTTTACTTTTATTCCGGAGATGGAATAACAAACTTAtccaaatttaaactaCAACCTGATCAA AATTGCGTGGTTTGTAATTGtaagtgtataaaattgaaaGTAAAACTCGAAATGAAGTTGGTCGATCTGTTAAGGGTCCTGTACAAAAAAATATCTGTGGATTCAATTAACATATCATCCGATCTA GGTGTGATATACTTCGATAATCCAAAATCCCTCAGTGATCTATATGCATATAGATTAAACATGAAGTTAAG TGACCTCAAGGACGTGTTATCTGGAAAACTATACTTAACTTCAAAAGATTCCCAAACTTGGATCatttacttaatatttcaataa
- the U2af2 gene encoding Splicing factor U2AF 65 kDa subunit, with translation MSSYYYRQDNVAYPVNPEGSYVGNNENEHAYHRDYRDDYRDGRRDYHRHSRRRSYPRNHGYRGDYERYRHRRSRSRSRDRYRSRSRSRDRYRDRYRDRYERYDDYNRDADRTENAEEENLLLNRDISESHARSRAAERRRRKAQAECIRRAGGFQKLADQEGHQTVRLFWDGFQWVAKTEQTTILGGDPALMNSTRKLRRLYFGNLPVHTGLTETGFQNLIWNEMRNRNFCNDPNVSPVLYVWFAKDKGNYGFVEFASVEETERALTMDGMTCMGVQLRVSRPNDYSSTSMKTATQQQIVIPQLSSAPTTLPANFSGRYLHLVQIVLPETVEAEVEYLDVLDDVKEEFGKHGKIKSALIIAPRHNEMARDFQAGDMLIEFEDEESLLSCVQNMSNRKYENRLIQMKPLEEDVYNQLAQVIIPDLEQMDKNG, from the coding sequence atgtctTCTTATTATTACAGACAAGATAATGTGGCCTATCCTGTCAACCCCGAAGGTTCATACGTAGGAAATAACGAGAATGAACACGCTTATCACAGAGATTATAGAGATGACTATAGAGACGGAAGAAGAGATTATCACAGGCATAGTAGACGTCGTTCCTATCCCAGAAATCATGGTTACAGAGGCGACTATGAAAGGTACAGACATAGGAGAAGTAGGAGCCGTAGCAGGGATAGATATCGAAGTAGAAGTAGAAGTAGAGATAGATATAGAGATAGATATAGAGATAGATATGAGAGATATGATGACTATAATAGAGACGCTGACAGAACAGAAAATGCTGAGGAAGAAAATCTCCTTTTGAACAGAGATATATCTGAGAGTCACGCTAGATCAAGGGCTGCTGAGAGACGCCGTAGAAAGGCTCAAGCTGAATGTATTAGGAGAGCAGGTGGATTTCAGAAGTTGGCTGATCAGGAAGGTCATCAGACAGTTCGTTTGTTTTGGGACGGTTTTCAGTGGGTTGCAAAGACTGAACAAACTACTATATTGGGTGGAGATCCCGCCCTAATGAACTCTACCAGGAAACTTAGAAGATTATACTTTGGAAATCTTCCAGTTCATACAGGATTAACTGAAACTGGGTTTCAGAACTTGATTTGGAACGAAATGAGAAATCGCAATTTTTGTAACGATCCAAATGTTTCACCAGTGTTGTACGTATGGTTTGCGAAGGACAAGGGGAACTATGGATTTGTTGAATTTGCAAGTGTTGAGGAAACTGAAAGGGCTTTAACCATGGATGGGATGACCTGTATGGGTGTTCAATTGCGTGTTTCCCGTCCTAACGATTATTCATCAACTTCCATGAAGACAGCCACACAACAACAGATTGTAATTCCACAACTTTCATCTGCACCAACCACCCTTCCTGCCAATTTCAGTGGACGTTATTTGCATCTTGTTCAAATTGTTCTTCCCGAAACTGTTGAAGCTGAAGTTGAATATTTGGATGTACTGGATGATGTGAAAGAGGAGTTTGGAAAACACGGAAAAATCAAGAGTGCACTAATCATCGCTCCAAGACACAATGAAATGGCTAGGGACTTCCAAGCTGGAGACATGTTGATAGAAtttgaagatgaagaaTCACTACTCTCCTGTGTACAGAATATGTCAAATagaaaatatgaaaataGATTAATACAAATGAAACCTCTGGAGGAAGATGTCTACAATCAACTGGCTCAGGTTATTATACCTGACCTCGAACAAATGGATAAAAATggataa
- the TPS5 gene encoding Trehalose-phosphatase codes for MVFYTAVHFRCRSKVDFGYRVVVLGSHENLGKWDVKNSHRMIMSSTVDDIWNSSFPAYLPLKAYVEYRYAVLNENDEFLRWNDDLIRHLEPTGNEMIVEDDDGYYRSESSSYPKSLNTPRPAASLIFNIALGTSDEKVVDHLGLNTFLSEPEYNSDDMVYFVSSRLPVQIFRRKDGSFGLRDSNTPLTTMLWELRKRFRNKMKFVGACSINFETESDLNASGHKTDTPRDTVDVTPNSTASDPVNQVNKNEHQENAVNTVNDNSLESQLCNIVHRLDSTQTRSKSSDSEFSIPLDEQFTEFEQTEITELLLKHDCIPVFIPQNEMNKSIKFCKKYMWNLFYNIGLWDITKQNEFDWDLWQSYCKVNKLYASTVSQYLGRSDFVWVHDYKLLMVPQFLSRKCKTANIGVFMHALFPSYTLFACLAVREEILRSMLCADLIGFHFFEFARHFLTSCKRVLGLEYNFSTGGTIGIEYNGRQVMIRMSHANVQADLLRQRIGPETNVPELAKQLKEKWPNRFIVSSVDRDVRLSGLLLKFKAFRKFLQNYPYARNKILLVQYICSLDTLWQTYSESQVKLSHLAQEINDEFQNVHVLLKLNPNSEEKYALFLASDCFMDTCIRGGINIGALEYVYTRKDKPAIAIISEFSAFSKTLLSAIRINPWHTYNVMEALDTAMSSDPATTLESCKKDVSYIENNDAVTWVNDFIKELYYSRKKHDMLHTSWGFGKTYKTLSFSTNFQLLDFDTLIGKFKTSKRRLLFLDCEGTLSSNPFDVESHSLYQTDIHTKSTPLPANLTNLGVLSKDRNTVIVLISCRTKELMDSWFSSIPDVGLCAERGYYFKLPTVLGREWQTFRHLSTNATSNHTNSAQLEVEPDVPSDSWRPVALKLFEQYVQRTPGSYLESKDSCLVFQFQNSDQEFGILQANELNSSLCELMGGFPVDVHRGKGYLELRLKGINKGNALVNVVHKYSSLFGDFDFVLCLGDDKSDEEAFKALETLKSSHDALKATQESNLTSTKEKDEASSYISCVVGKRPSKANYYLNDYMEVSDLLTSLANTVELL; via the exons ATGGTTTTCTACACAGCCGTTCATTTTAGATGCCGATCTAAAGTCGACTTCGGCTATAGAGTAGTAGTTCTTGGATCCCACGAAAATTTGGGTAAATGGGATGTTAAGAATTCCCACAGGATGATAATGAGTTCCACCGTAGATGACATATGGAATTCAAGTTTCCCAGCCTACCTTCCCCTTAAGGCTTATGTAGAATATCGTTACGCCGTTTTGAATGAAAATGACGAATTTTTGCGCTGGAACGACGACCTTATTAGGCACCTGGAACCCACAGGAAATGAAATGATAGTAGAAGATGACGATGGTTACTATCGATCTGAATCCTCAAGTTATCCCAAGAGCCTTAACACCCCCAGACCTGCAG CATCgctaatttttaatatagCTCTTGGAACAAGTGATGAAAAGGTTGTTGATCACCTGGGATTAAACACTTTTCTTAGTGAACCTGAATACAACTCAGACGACATGGTTTACTTTGTGAGCTCAAGACTTCCAGTCCAGATTTTTAGGCGTAAAGATGGTTCTTTTGGCCTCAGGGACAGCAACACTCCTCTAACTACTATGCTATGGGAGCTTAGAAAGAGATTTAGAAATAAGATGAAATTTGTGGGTGCATGCTCAATTAATTTCGAGACTGAAAGTGATCTTAACGCTTCTGGCCATAAAACAGATACTCCACGTGATACTGTTGACGTTACCCCCAACAGCACAGCTTCTGATCCAGTTAATcaagtaaataaaaatgaacaCCAAGAGAATGCAGTTAATACTGTCAATGACAATAGTCTTGAATCACAACTTTGCAATATTGTTCATAGATTAGATTCCACTCAAACCCGTTCAAAGAGTTCTGATTCTGAATTTTCCATTCCCCTGGATGAACAATTTACCGAGTTCGAACAAACTGAAATCACTGAACTTCTACTCAAGCACGACTGTATACCGGTTTTTATCCCCCAGAATGAAATGAACAAGTCAATAAAGTTCTGTAAAAAGTACATGTGGAACCTGTTCTACAACATAGGCCTGTGGGATATCACAAAGCAAAACGAGTTTGACTGGGATTTATGGCAGTCTTACTGTAAGGTAAATAAGTTATACGCGTCAACAGTATCCCAGTACTTGGGCCGCAGTGACTTCGTATGGGTCCATGACTACAAGCTTTTGATGGTTCCACAGTTTCTGTCCCGAAAGTGCAAAACTGCTAATATTGGCGTTTTTATGCATGCTTTATTCCCCTCCTACACCCTGTTTGCCTGTTTGGCAGTTCGGGAAGAAATACTTAGAAGCATGCTTTGCGCAGACTTGATAGGGTTTCACTTTTTCGAATTTGCAAGACACTTTTTAACCAGTTGTAAAAGAGTACTTGGCCTTGAATATAACTTTTCAACAGGTGGAACCATTGGTATAGAATACAATGGCAGGCAAGTCATGATAAGGATGAGTCACGCTAACGTACAGGCAGACCTGCTTAGGCAAAGAATAGGCCCTGAAACTAATGTACCAGAACTAGCTAAACAACTCAAGGAAAAATGGCCAAACAGGTTTATAGTATCATCAGTAGATCGTGATGTTCGTTTATCAGGGTTACTACTCAAATTCAAAGCTTTTAGAAAATTCCTCCAGAATTACCCTTATGCCAGGAATAAGATACTTCTTGTTCAGTACATTTGTAGTTTGGATACATTATGGCAAACTTATTCAGAATCACAAGTTAAACTTTCGCATCTCGCTCAAGAAATCAATGATGAATTCCAG AATGTCCACGTATTGTTGAAACTGAATCCCAACTCTGAAGAGAAATACGCTTTATTCTTGGCTTCAGACTGTTTTATGGACACCTGCATAAGAGGTGGGATAAACATTGGAGCCTTGGAATACGTTTATACGAGGAAAGATAAGCCTGCTATAGCAATAATCAGTGAGTTTTCAGCATTTAGTAAGACTCTTTTGTCCGCAATTAGAATCAACCCCTGGCATACCTACAATGTCATGGAGGCACTTGACACGGCGATGTCCTCAGATCCAGCAACCACACTTGAATCCTGTAAAAAAGACGTATCATACATTGAAAACAACGATGCTGTTACTTGGGTAAACGACTTCATCAAGGAGTTGTACTATTCTAGGAAGAAGCACGACATGCTCCACACTTCTTGGGGTTTCGGCAAAACCTACAAAACACTTAGTTTCTCAACGAATTTCCAGTTGCTGGATTTTGATACCTTGATTGGAAAGTTCAAAACCAGTAAAAGACGCCTACTCTTCTTAGATTGTGAAGGAACTCTATCTAGTAACCCATTTGACGTTGAATCTCATTCACTATATCAAACTGACATTCATACCAAATCAACTCCACTTCCg GCGAATCTAACTAATTTGGGAGTACTATCAAAGGATAGAAACACAGTGATAGTGTTGATAAGTTGCCGTACGAAAGAACTCATGGACAGTTGGTTCTCGTCAATTCCAGATGTTGGGTTATGCGCAGAAAGAGGGTACTATTTCAAGTTACCAACCGTGCTTGGCCGTGAGTGGCAGACTTTCCGTCACCTGTCCACAAACGCAACATCTAACCACACCAATAGCGCCCAATTAGAAGTTGAACCCGACGTTCCAAGTGATAGTTGGAGACCAGTTGCACTAAAACTTTTTGAACAGTATGTGCAAAGGACACCAGGAAGTTATTTGGAGTCTAAGGACTCATGCCTTGTTTTCCAATTTCAAAACTCAGATCAGGAATTTGGTATACTTCAGGCTAATGAATTGAATTCTTCGCtttg TGAATTGATGGGCGGATTCCCAGTCGATGTACACAGAGGAAAGGGGTACTTGGAGCTTAGATTAAAAGGTATAAATAAAGGAAATGCCCTGGTGAACGTAGTTCACAAATATTCATCACTATTTGGAGATTTCGACTTCGTACTCTGTCTAGGAGATGACAAAAGTGACGAGGAGGCTTTCAAGGCACTAGAAACCCTAAAGTCATCACATGATGCACTAAAGGCAACTCAGGAGTCTAATTTAACCTCAACAAAGGAAAAAGATGAAGCTAGCAGTTACATCTCATGCGTAGTAGGCAAAAGACCCAGTAAGGCAAATTACTACCTCAATGACTATATGGAAGTGTCAGATTTGCTAACTTCTCTGGCTAACACAGTTGAGCTTCTCTAA
- the EIF2B3 gene encoding Nucleotidyl transferase family protein: protein MGDKSSSECSLPYDVTAVVLSGGSSNNFISLTQSLPKILLKVGSNTLLYHTVRNLIINQFKEIIILTSENISSLVDENLRVSLNFLRDEFGSEKLPKVSVMGVPTSDDSSFGSTDSLNYISEHIKNDFVVLPCDLFGNFDFKSFLLDHLKSPRLCTVALLDINSLGSAKAKKEVCLGGNDFEDWSFKYRVVTALDKSTCSLLSIAPHLSVESGESFQLFRYHLVNHANSLITFDLVDIHVYSFSINIFKVLRCDFLLNSSIRLDLIPYIVKLQQTPILREYLKNDNFESLQHELENCSDKSWKLSDVVFDEFLERTRTFYFIASGESFNCSRVNSIDSLYSANIKCSLTSKEKIAKKTPKIKNVLLGNSSEVSESAEIKNSVIGNNVKISDKVKIADSVVMDNCTIEDNSVVNKSILGTSVTLKENSNVKNSIIKSETIVSENTIADKEYIPPFIDS from the exons atggGAGATAAATCATCCAGTGAATGCAGTCTTCCGTATGATGTAACTGCAGTTGTTCTTTCGGGAGGATCTTCTAACAACTTTATTTCCTTGACTCAGAGTCTCCCAAAAATCTTGCTTAAAGTTGGCTCTAATACTCTACTTTACCACACTGTTcgaaatttgataataaatcaGTTTAAAG AAATCATAATTCTAACAAGTGAAAATATTTCCTCATTGGTGGATGAAAACTTAAGGGTTAGTTTAAACTTTTTGAGAGATGAGTTTGGTTCTGAGAAATTGCCCAAAGTTAGTGTTATGGGAGTGCCTACTTCCGATGATTCTTCATTTGGATCAACTGACTCCTTAAATTACATTTCTGAACATATAAAAAACGATTTTGTGGTTCTGCCCTGTGATTTATTTGGTAACtttgattttaaatctTTTTTGTTGGACCATCTTAAGAGCCCAAGATTGTGTACAGTAGCCTTACTTGATATAAACTCCTTGGGATCTGCAAAGGCTAAAAAGGAGGTTTGTTTAGGTGGAAATGACTTTGAAGATTGGAGTTTTAAATATAGAGTTGTTACAGCTCTGGACAAAAGTACTTGTTCTCTTCTGTCAATTGCCCCGCATCTCTCAGTGGAAAGTGGTGAGAGCTTTCAGTTATTTAGATACCACCTGGTTAATCACGCAAACTCTCTTATAACTTTTGATCTTGTTGATATTCACGtttattcattttcaattaatatattcaaaGTTCTAAGATGTGATTTTCTGCTAAATTCCAGCATAAGG TTGGACCTTATTCCCTACATTGTTAAACTTCAACAAACTCCAATTCTTAGAG AGTatctaaaaaatgataatttcgAGTCATTACAACATGAACTAGAAAATTGTAGTGACAAATCATGGAAGTTAAGTGATGTGGTTTTTGACGAGTTTCTTGAACGTACAAGGACTTTCTATTTTATAGCCTCAGGTGAATCGTTCAACTGTTCGAGAGTTAACAGTATAGACTCGCTATACTCAGCAAATATTAAGTGTTCGCTAACTAGTAAAGAGAAAATCGCAAAAAAAACTCCTAAA ATTAAGAATGTTTTACTTGGCAATTCGTCAGAGGTTTCAGAATCAGCTGAAATAAAGAACTCGGTAATAG gaaataatgtaaaaatcaGTGATAAGGTTAAGATTGCGGACTCCGTTGTTATGGATAATTGTACAATTGAGGATAATAGTGTGGTAAATAAATCTATACTTGGAACATCTGTAACGTTGAAAGAAAATTCAAAT GttaaaaattcaataatCAAGTCTGAGACTATAGTTTCTGAAAATACGATAGCAGATAAGGAATATATACCTCCATTTATCGATTCTTAA